In one window of Arachis ipaensis cultivar K30076 chromosome B06, Araip1.1, whole genome shotgun sequence DNA:
- the LOC107647176 gene encoding uncharacterized protein LOC107647176, giving the protein MELQNGLCQSMEHGTLLRVSRILYRNPVVVFCGLIQFDTMPITDEGSIQNMFQIHRQTQMQQPQIELYVEFETVEAEGIQNDLDIKDDRDAVYERMNSDSEEDFEATYEVSNEDEDDVGVETAAENIVVHLSISQPMNVPPFMRDLDLDAMHALKFLEYTNIGIADPEDGEFQIGMEYSSRKSVVAAIRSYTIARGVDYNVYESEPQTFYAKCKIYGHGCDWLIRASLIRKKGCWEIRRYNGRHTCTMGLISLDHSKLESDIVAEAIRPLVETDPSIKVKSIIAEVQSRFNYTISYRKAWLAKQKFIAKVFGGWEDSYQALPW; this is encoded by the exons ATGGAGCTTCAGAACGGTCTTTGTCAAAGCATGGAGCACGGTACGTTACTGAGAGTGAGCAGAATTCTGTACCGAAATCCAGTTGTAGTTTTTTGTGGTCTAATACAATTTGATACCATGCCAATCACTGACGAAGGGAGTATACAGAATATGTTTCAAATTCATCGGCAGACTCAGATGCAACAGCCACAGATTgagctgtatgttgagtttgaaaccGTAGAGGCAGAAGGAATTCAAAATGATTTAGATATAAAGGATGATAGAGATGCAGTGTACGAGAGAATGAATAGTGACAGCGAAGAAGACTTTGAAGCCACTTATGAAGTCAGCAACGAAGATGAGGATGATGTGGGAGTTGAGACAGCAGCGGAGAATATAGTGGTTCATCTCTCGATCAGTCAACCGATGAACGTGCCACCTTTTATGCGTGACTTGGATCTCGACGCCATGCATGCACTAAAATTTCTGGAATATACAAACATAG gcattGCTGATCCTGAGGACGGAGAGTTCCAGATTGGAATGGAATACAGTTCTAGAAAGTCGGTCGTGGCAGCAATTAGAAGTTACACTATCGCTAGAGGAGTTGACTACaatgtgtatgagtctgagccacagacattctatgcaaaatgcaagatATATGGGCATGGGTGCGACTGGCTTATCCGAGCCAGCTTGATACGAAAAAAAGGTTGTTGGGAGATACGCAGATACAACGGTAGGCACACGTGCACAATGGGATTGATTTCACTGGATCATTCCAAGTTGGAATCGGATATAGTTGCTGAGGCTATAAGGCCATTGGTCGAGACTGACCCGTCCATCAAAGTGAAATCTATAATAGCAGAAGTCCAGTCTAGGTTCAACTATACCATCAGTTACcgaaaggcttggttggcaaagcagaagttCATAGCCAAAGTTTTCGGTGGTTGGGAGGATTCTTACCAAGCCTTGCCATGGTGA